The following are encoded together in the Oreochromis niloticus isolate F11D_XX linkage group LG12, O_niloticus_UMD_NMBU, whole genome shotgun sequence genome:
- the LOC109204655 gene encoding nuclear factor 7, brain-like has protein sequence MAERALFENFLSCHVCSETFRDPVSLTCNHSFCSSCLQQFWEQTKNKNCPVCKRKSSKDRPDVNFALKELADSFSGRKKPGSSETEKRDTELTVVCSKHEEVPKLFCVDEQRAVCPVCDFSLHQSHKVVPVEEAVSDLKEQLKFDLKSLQDKRNKYKQVEETYNEVIQHSKKQLLSTERQIRAEFNKLQQFLKEEEESRLAALREEEEQKGRTISREMKMIEEQISSLSDSISAVEEELQKHSVPFLSSYKDTQSRARAQSSVSDPQLVSGALIDVAKHLGNLSFRVWEKMKEKVHFSPVILDPNTASGWLYLSDDLTSVRHGDTKQQLPDNLERNTKYVTVFGSEGFSSGKHSWEVQVGDDPDWNMGLVKESVDRKGECPASTKYGRWCLMHRSGKYINGVGQTVTVKKSLQRIRVQLDYDRGEVSFYDPEDMTHICTHRDTFTEKLFPYFHIFKAGDAKTSLIKIFQTEI, from the coding sequence ATGGCTGAGAGAGCTCTTTTTGAAAATTTCCTGAGCTGCCatgtgtgttcagagacttTCAGAGATCCTGTGTCTCTGACCTGCAACCACAGCTTCTGTTCAAGCTGCCTGCAACAATTCTGggaacaaactaaaaacaaaaactgtccagtttgtaaaagaaaatcttCAAAGGATCGTCCAGATGTCAACTTTGCGCTGAAAGAACTTGCTGACTCCTTTTCTGGAAGAAAGAAACCTGGATCATCGGAGACAGAAAAACGAGACACGGAATTAACAGTGGTGTGCAGTAAACATGAGGAAGTGCCTAAACTGTTCTGTGTGGATGAGCAGAGAGCTGTGTGTCCTGTGTGTGACTTTTCTCTCCACCAGAGTCACAAAGTGGTTCCTGTAGAAGAAGCAGTCAGTGACctgaaggagcagctgaaatTTGACTTAAAGTCTCTGCAGGACAAGaggaacaaatacaaacaagtgGAGGAAACATACAATGAAGTGATTCAACACTCCAAGAAGCAGCTGTTGTCCACAGAGAGGCAGATCAGAGCAGAGTTCAACAAACTCCAGCAGTtcctgaaagaggaagaggagtccAGACTGGCAGctctgagggaggaagaggagcagaagggGAGGACTATCAGCAGAGAGATGAAGATGATTGAGGAGCAGATCTCCTCTCTGTCAGACAGCATCTCTGCTGTTGAAgaagagctgcagaaacacagcgtGCCATTCCTCAGCAGTTATAAAGACACTCAGAGCAGAGCCAGAGCCCAGAGCTCAGTGTCAGATCCACAGCTGGTCTCAGGAGCACTGATAGATGtggccaaacacctgggcaacctgtCCTTCAGAGTGTgggagaagatgaaggagaaggtCCACTTCAGTCCTGtcattctggacccaaacactgcaaGTGGCTGGCTCTATCTGTCTGATgatctgaccagtgtgagaCATGGAGACACAAagcagcagcttcctgataatcTAGAGAGAAACACTAAGTATGTCACTGTTTTTGGTTCTGAGGGTTTCAGctcagggaaacacagctgggaggtaCAAGTGGGAGACGATCCTGACTGGAATATGGGTTTAGTTAAAGAGTCAGTTGACAGGAAGGGAGAGTGTCCTGCGTCAACAAAATATGGAAGGTGGTGTTTAATGCATCGCAGTGGAAAATACATTAATGGTGTTGGTCAGACTGTGACAGTGAAGAAGAGTCTCCAGAGGATCAGAGTCCAGCTGGACTATGACAGGGGGGAGGTGTCCTTCTATGACCCTGAAGACATGACTCACATCTGCACTCACAGAGACACTTTCACTGAGAAACTCTTCccttattttcatatttttaaggCAGGAGATGCCAAAACCTCTTTAATCAAAATCTTCCAGACTGAGATTTGA
- the LOC109204425 gene encoding E3 ubiquitin-protein ligase TRIM7, which yields MAERALLENYLSCHVCSETFRDPVSLSCNHNFCSSCLQKFWEQTKNNCVDEQRAVCPVCEFSLHQSHKVVPVEEAVSDLKEQLKSDLKSLKDKRNKYKQKQLLSTERQIRAEFNKLQQFLKEEEESRLAALREEEEQKGRTISREMKMIEEQISSLSDSISAVEEELQKHSVPFLSSYKDTQSRARAQSSVSDPQLVSGALIDVAKHLGNLSFRVWEKMKEKVHFSPVILDPNTANCWLCLSDDLTSVRRGGQTWQQVPDNPERNTEYADVFGSEGFSSGKHSWEVEVGDHPDWIVGLVKESVDRKGELSFSPKYGRWCLWHRSGKYTDVVGQTVRVKKSLQRIRVQLDYDRGEVSFYDPEDMTHIYTHRDTFTEKLFPYFHIGNAGDAKTSDIKICQTEI from the exons ATGGCTGAGAGAGCTCTTCTTGAAAATTACCTGAGCTGCCatgtgtgttcagagactttcagagatcctgtgtctctgagctgcaACCACAACTTCTGTTCAAGCTGCCTGCAGAAATTCTGggaacaaactaaaaacaactGTGTGGACGAGCAGAGAGCTGTGTGTCCTGTGTGTGAGTTTTCTCTCCACCAGAGTCACAAAGTGGTTCCTGTAGAAGAAGCAGTCAGTGACctgaaggagcagctgaaatCTGACTTAAAGTCCCTGAAGGACAAGaggaacaaatacaaacaa AAGCAGCTGTTGTCCACAGAGAGGCAGATCAGAGCAGAGTTCAACAAACTCCAGCAGTtcctgaaagaggaagaggagtccAGACTGGCAGctctgagggaggaagaggagcagaagggGAGGACTATCAGCAGAGAGATGAAGATGATTGAGGAGCAGATCTCCTCTCTGTCAGACAGCATCTCTGCTGTTGAAgaagagctgcagaaacacagcgtGCCATTCCTCAGCAGTTATAAAGACACTCAGAGCAGAGCCAGAGCCCAGAGCTCAGTGTCAGATCCACAGCTGGTCTCAGGAGCACTGATAGATGtggccaaacacctgggcaacctgtCCTTCAGAGTGTgggagaagatgaaggagaaggtCCACTTCAGTCCTGtcattctggacccaaacactgcaaACTGCTGGCTCTGTTTGTCTGATgatctgaccagtgtgagaCGTGGAGGACAGACATGGCAGCAGGttcctgataatccagagagAAACACTGAGTATGCCGATGTGTTTGGCTCTGAGGGCTTCAGctcagggaaacacagctgggaggtggaggtgggagACCATCCTGACTGGATTGTGGGTTTAGTTAAAGAGTCAGTTGACAGGAAGGGAGAGCTTTCTTTTTCACCAAAATATGGAAGGTGGTGTTTATGGCATCGCAGTGGAAAATACACTGATGTTGTTGGTCAGACTGTGAGAGTGAAGAAGAGTCTCCAGAGGATCAGAGTCCAGCTGGACTATGACAGGGGGGAGGTGTCCTTCTATGACCCTGAAGACATGACTCACATCTACACTCACAGAGACACTTTCACTGAGAAACTCTTCCCATATTTTCATATTGGAAATGCAGGAGACGCCAAAACCTCTGATATCAAAATCTGTCAGACTGAGATTTGA
- the LOC112841853 gene encoding E3 ubiquitin-protein ligase TRIM69-like produces the protein MKEHMKKQLLSTERQIRAEFNKLQQFLKEEEESRLAALREEEEQKGRTISREMKMIEEQISSLSDSISAVEEELQKHSVPFLSSYKDTQSRARAQSSVSDPQLVSGALTDVAKHLGNLSFRVWEKMKDKVHFSPVILDPNTANACLYLSDDLTSVRNGDTKQHLPDNPERNTKYSNVFGSEGFSSGKHIWVVEVGDHPDWIVGLIKESVDRKGECFVSPKYGIWCLNHGSGKYTNGDGQTVTVKKSLQRIRVQLDYDRGEVSFYDPEDMTHIYTHRDTFTEKLFPYFCVVNAGDAKTSLIKICQTEI, from the coding sequence ATGAAGGAACACATGAAGAAGCAGCTGTTGTCCACAGAGAGGCAGATCAGAGCAGAGTTCAACAAGCTCCAGCAGTtcctgaaagaggaagaggagtccAGACTGGCAGctctgagggaggaagaggagcagaagggGAGGACTATCAGCAGAGAGATGAAGATGATTGAGGAGCAGATCTCCTCTCTGTCAGACAGCATCTCTGCTGTTGAAgaagagctgcagaaacacagcgtGCCATTCCTCAGCAGTTATAAAGACACTCAGAGCAGAGCCAGAGCCCAGAGCTCAGTGTCAGATCCACAGCTGGTCTCAGGAGCACTGACAGATGtggccaaacacctgggcaacctgtCCTTCAGAGTGTGGGAGAAGATGAAGGACAAGGTCCACTTCAGTCCTGtcattctggacccaaacactgcaaATGCCTGTCTCTATCTGTCTGATGATCTGACCAGTGTGAGGAATGGAGACACAAAGCAGCATCTTCCTGATAATCCGGAGAGAAACACAAAGTATTCCAATGTTTTTGGCTCTGAGGGCTTCAGCTCAGGGAAACACATCTGGGTGGTGGAGGTGGGAGACCATCCTGACTGGATTGTAGGTTTAATTAAAGAGTCAGTTGACAGAAAGGGAGAGTGTTTTGTTTCACCAAAATATGGAATCTGGTGTTTAAATCATGGCAGTGGAAAATATACTAATGGTGATGGTCAGACTGTGACAGTGAAGAAGAGTCTCCAGAGGATCAGAGTCCAGCTGGACTATGACAGGGGGGAGGTGTCCTTCTATGACCCTGAAGACATGACTCACATCTACACTCACAGAGACACTTTCACTGAGAAACTCTTCCCATATTTCTGTGTTGTAAATGCAGGAGATGCCAAAACCTCTTTAATCAAAATCTGTCAGACTGAGATTTGA